The genomic region GAATCCGTTGACTTGGAAGAAGGCGTCTTGTCATTCGAATCATGTGAGAAATCTTTGCGAATGTTTTCTACGATATCGCCAACGACACCTTCAATCATATCGGTTGGCCCGGGATTCTGCTTGTCTGGGTGGATAACCGTGTTCACGCCTGGTTCAAGTTCATCATTTGTTTTCTCATGTTTGGCTTTGTCGCTCATGGGAAATCCCTCCTTGTTCCGTAATGTTCAGGTGTTTCTTAACATATCCAAACACCATTACGTATATGTAAACGATTAACCACTGGAACTCATTTGAAACGTGATGCTCGAAGATCAGGACACTTACAGGATAGAAATGGACTGATTAATCTTGGGCAAGCCGTTTATATTATAGATAACAAGCTATTGTTACACATGTTGCATAAATCCAATGAACGATTACTTTCAAGGAGGTAATTTCATATGAGTGAACAAAATCATGTCATCCATAAAGATGGCCAAGTTTCTACTGACAAGGTGGACAATGCAATTGAGAAGATTGCGCCAGAAGAAAGAGAACAGATCTTACAGAACTTTGATGCATTCAAAGCATACCTGAGTAAGCGAATCGCCATGGGAGAATCCATTGGACTCAGCGAGGAACAGATGGCCAAAATCGCCGAAAAAGTAGCAGATTATCTGGCAGCTCGGGAAGAACCTCGTAATCGTGAAGAAAAACTGCTTCAGGAGCTGTGGAATGTCGGTAAGGAAGATGAACGCCACATGCTGGCTCATATGCTCGTTCGATTGGCACAAAGCTCTCATTAAGAGTAGCAAGTAAAAAGCCCTGAATGGCGATGCCTTCAAGGGTTCTTTGCCGTTCACGAAGACGATAGACAGAAGTGATGACGCGCGTTGTAACTATTTTTAATCTGGCTGATACTTTTACAGTTCCTATTGCAAGTATGATAGGAAAAGAAAGAACGTTGGAATCGATAGTTCACATGAGCGTTTGAGAAGCAAGACTTCCGGTTAAGGAATAGTAACGTTCATATTAAGGAGAGATGTTACCTATGAAGAACGCGACAAAACAATGGAAACTACGAATGATCGGTGCAGTTGTTGCTTTACTTGGTATGATTGTGCTGACTACATATTTGCTTACCCCTGCGAATGCTCAAGGTAGTACGGAAGCGCAACAACCTTCTGCGAAAGAAGCTCAAGCTGCAAACTCCGAGATGTTTACAGCCTATGTAGAAGGCTTGCACCAAGAGAATGGCAAGTTGTATATGACAGTGGACAAAATTGGCTGGTACCAAGGTGAAGAAGCCGATGCGGTTTTTGCACAGCGTAATCCAGAAGCTGGTATAGATGGTGCTCCAGATGGTTACTATATTGTTAATGACAGCAAAGAGCAGGAACAGGTTGAAGTTAGTGCCAATGCTGAAGTGTTGATGCAGTTGTATGATCGGGATGGTACGATGCAGGGCGCAGACATCCAGTGGAATGAACCTGTGACATTATCCAAGTTTGAAACGTTGTATGAGAATACCCGTATTCTTGATCTGTCCGTATTCCCGTATCATCTGACGGTGCAGGACGGAAAAGTTACTAAAATTGTGCAACAATACATTCCATAAATAATGAGATGAAATTGATCAGTCAAGCATTCCTCCTGTTCATTGGAACGGTGAGGGATGCTTTTTGGTTATGACAAATTCATGAAAGCGATTGTAATTAATGGTAGGTACATGTATCATTATTGGAATGGCGTTTTTACATAGTTCAGGAGGAGCCTCATGCTTAAAGACATGATTGCATTAACCAAACCCGGACTTCTAAGGCTAAATGTGTTTGCGGTGGCGGTAGGATTCTGGGTAGCTTCAAAATGGGATATCAACTGGTTATCTCTGCTCATGGTCGTGATTGGATCAACTTTGGTTATTGCTTCAGCTTGTGTGATCAACAATTATTGGGATCGTGAATTGGACCAAAAGATGGAGCGCACCAAAAAAAGGATGGATTACATCAACCATCTGAAGCCAGGGTTTGTACTTGGCTATGGCATTATCCTCGGTGTTGTGGGACTAGCAGTACTGTATCTTCTGGTGAATCCGTTATCAGGTTGGATGGCTTTACTCGGATGGTTCGCTTACATCGTGATATACACGATGTGGTTGAAACGCAGTTCGACGTGGAGCACGTCACTGGGTGGAATTGCAGGAGCGATGCCGCCTGTCATCGGTTATACGGCTGTAACAAATGAAATTGATGCAGGTGCCTGGTTGCTTTTTGCGCTTTTGTTCCTGTGGCAACCACCACACTTCTGGTCATTGGGTATTCGCCGGGTGGAGGAGTATCGTGCTGCCGGTTTCCCGTTGTTGCCTGTGGTTAAAGGGGTGAAACGCACCAAGCTTCAGATGATTCCTTATGTTTTTCTGCTACTTCCTGCCGTATTCCTGTTGTATTACTACGACTATGTTGGTCTGGTATTTCTGATTGTATCTCTGATCGGTGGACTGATCTGGTTCGTGCATACACTTAGCGGACTGAAGACACAGGATGATGAGAAGTGGGCAAAAGTGAACTTTCTGATCTCGGTTAATTATCTCATGCTCGTATTTATTGTCATGGTCGCGAATACGGTATGGTCATAATTAGACGATGAACAGATCGTTTTCAGAGAGATTTCAGCTTATGCTATATAAATTGAACTAAACATTTACACAAAACGGAGAGGGCAGAAAAAACCTGAAGAAGCGAAAGCGTTCGCCTAAAAGCTTTCTGAAAGAAAGCTGCATCGAAAGCATACGCTTATCCCCGGATTTTCACCTTTGTTAAAATGATTCGAAAAATCCGGGGATAACAGCGATCGGAAGGTTGTTCTGTCATCGAAGTGTCCAGTGGAAATATGCTTTAGTCCATTTTTTATAACAAGCTGCATCGAATGAAAAAACACACTATGGAATAGCGTTGACAACCTTGGGTTGTTACAACATATTCTCTGGTGTGTTTTTTTTGGTATAATAAAACAATTGAATCATATATGTGGGAATTATAATGCAAGATGGGAAGTGACACCATGAGTAATTTGGAACAGGCTGTGCGATGGAGACAAGAAGGCAAGGTGCATGAAGCGATTGAGCTTCTGCAAGAAATAACGATGCAGGAACCCGAGAATGCGAATGTCTGGTATCAGCTGGCTTGGGCACATGATTCGCTTGGATTGGAGCGGGAAGCTGTCCCGCATTATGAGAAGGCACTGAGTCTTGGGCTTTCTGGTGAGGACAGGGCAGGCGCGATACTCGGACTGGGCAGTACATATCGTACGCTTGGACAGTATGAGCAGGCCAAGGCTTGGTTTGAAACGGGCATGAAAGAGTTCCCGACGTACCGGGAATTTGAGGTATTCTATGCCATGGTGCTCTACAATCTGGGTGAACATGCAGAGGCGATGCAAAGACTACTCGTGCAACTCGCCGATACATCAAGTGACAAGAGAATCCATGACTATAACCGAGCGATCCGTTTCTACGCAGATCAGCTGGATCGGGTGTGGGAATAGATCCAATACACCGAAAAGGGAGATGGATGAATGAACTCCAATCAAGAACTGAAACAGGTAAATGAAAGATTGGATCAAATTGAGCGGAAATTGGATAATCTGGGAGGCAGTCAGCAGAACAAACGCTCACCTGGCGTGCGCTTTCTGATTGGTTTTGGCATCACGATTGCGGTTATATCTGTTCTGCTGCTGACCCTCGGTGTTATACAATTTGTGAGTAACGTGAGTAACGGATAGGAGAAATCGATCATAACGACACAATTAGTCCGATCTCCCAATTTACATGGCTAGGGCAAGCCACTGTCGCACCTCTTCAATGAAGCGCAGCGTAGCTGGCGATAGATTGCCCAAAGATGGGCAGGCCATGCCAATCGTACGATAAGGATCTCCAGTGAGTGGCACGAGCGCAAGCGAATCGGTATGATTTTGAAGTACCATTTCCGGAAGTAGACTGATGCCGAGGCCGTTGCGGACCATCGCCATGATGGCTTGATCTTCGGCTACTTCATAGACGACATTGAGCTTGGCTGCATGCTGCCGGATCAGTCGTTCAATCTCGTTATCTCCGCCCCATTTAGGCAGAATAAAGGGTTGCTCCAGTAGAATATCAAATGAAACAGACTCCTCTGAGGCGAGAGGATGATCCAGAGGCAGGATGCACATCATCCTGTCTTTTTGCAATGGGATGGTCTCAAAAGGCGATGAATCGCCGAGGGACAGAAATCCGAGATCGATGGCGCCTCCGGCCAGCCAGCCTTCAATCTCAGCATAATCGCCTTCCCACAGTTTGATCTCAATTCCTGGGTGACGCAGGCGAAATTGTTTCAGAATACCAGGCAGCCACTGTGTGGATACACTGGCGAATGTACCAATACGCACCGTACCAATCTCCGCGCCGCGAATGAGGGAGATTTCCTGGTTCATCAGTTCCGTCCAGCGTAGAATCTCACGGGTATATCCCAGAATACGTTCACCTTCAGCGGTAACACGCACACCGGAGCGGCCGC from Paenibacillus sp. FSL R5-0341 harbors:
- a CDS encoding DUF3243 domain-containing protein; this translates as MSEQNHVIHKDGQVSTDKVDNAIEKIAPEEREQILQNFDAFKAYLSKRIAMGESIGLSEEQMAKIAEKVADYLAAREEPRNREEKLLQELWNVGKEDERHMLAHMLVRLAQSSH
- the cyoE gene encoding heme o synthase yields the protein MLKDMIALTKPGLLRLNVFAVAVGFWVASKWDINWLSLLMVVIGSTLVIASACVINNYWDRELDQKMERTKKRMDYINHLKPGFVLGYGIILGVVGLAVLYLLVNPLSGWMALLGWFAYIVIYTMWLKRSSTWSTSLGGIAGAMPPVIGYTAVTNEIDAGAWLLFALLFLWQPPHFWSLGIRRVEEYRAAGFPLLPVVKGVKRTKLQMIPYVFLLLPAVFLLYYYDYVGLVFLIVSLIGGLIWFVHTLSGLKTQDDEKWAKVNFLISVNYLMLVFIVMVANTVWS
- a CDS encoding tetratricopeptide repeat protein — translated: MSNLEQAVRWRQEGKVHEAIELLQEITMQEPENANVWYQLAWAHDSLGLEREAVPHYEKALSLGLSGEDRAGAILGLGSTYRTLGQYEQAKAWFETGMKEFPTYREFEVFYAMVLYNLGEHAEAMQRLLVQLADTSSDKRIHDYNRAIRFYADQLDRVWE
- a CDS encoding LysR family transcriptional regulator, which codes for MSLIKYEILNTVVEYGSLTRAAEALNITQSAVSHAIASLETECGFSLLHRGRSGVRVTAEGERILGYTREILRWTELMNQEISLIRGAEIGTVRIGTFASVSTQWLPGILKQFRLRHPGIEIKLWEGDYAEIEGWLAGGAIDLGFLSLGDSSPFETIPLQKDRMMCILPLDHPLASEESVSFDILLEQPFILPKWGGDNEIERLIRQHAAKLNVVYEVAEDQAIMAMVRNGLGISLLPEMVLQNHTDSLALVPLTGDPYRTIGMACPSLGNLSPATLRFIEEVRQWLALAM